In Elephas maximus indicus isolate mEleMax1 chromosome 7, mEleMax1 primary haplotype, whole genome shotgun sequence, the following proteins share a genomic window:
- the SLC29A2 gene encoding equilibrative nucleoside transporter 2 isoform X3 — MARGDAPQDSYHLVGISFFTLGLGTLLPWNFFITAIPYFQGRLAGANSTAGTLSTNHTGPADAFNFNNWVTLLSQLPLLLFTLLNSFLYQHIPEAVRILGSLLAILLLFTLTAVLVKVDMSPGPFFSITMASIWFINSFSAVLQGSLFGQLGTLPSTYSTLFLSGQGLAGIFAALAMLLSMASGMDAQTSALGYFITPCVGILMSIMCYLSLSHLEFARYYLAKKPSQAQAHELETKAELLQADEKNGIPNSPQKAALTLDLDPEKELEMEPEEPQKPGKPVLVVFQKIWLTALCLVLVFTVTLSVFPAITAMVTSSTSPGKWSQFFNPICCFLLFNVMDWLGRSLTSYFLWFESTHRRLGRKAWQSASEKPFIQNLRSTVLL, encoded by the exons ATGGCGCGGGGAGACGCCCCGCAGGACAG CTACCACCTGGTCGGGATCAGCTTCTTCACCCTGGGCCTGGGCACCCTCCTTCCTTGGAACTTCTTCATCACCGCCATCCCG TACTTCCAGGGACGGCTGGCGGGGGCCAACAGCACAGCCGGGACCCTGAGCACCAACCACACAGGCCCCGCAGATGCCTTCAACTTCAACAACTGGGTGACACTGCTGTCCCagctgccactgctgctcttcACTCTCCTCAACTCCTTCCTATACCAGCA CATTCCAGAAGCAGTGCGGATTCTGGGCAGCCTGCTGGCCATCCTGCTGCTCTTCACCCTGACGGCGGTGCTGGTCAAAGTGGATATGAGCCCCGGGCCCTTCTTTTCCATCACCATGGCCTCCATCTGGTTCATCAACT ccttcagtgcagTTCTGCAGGGCAGCCTCTTCGGGCAGCTGGGCACCTTGCCGTCCACCTACAGCACTCTCTTCCTCAGTGGCCAGGGCCTGGCTGGCATCTTTGCCGCCCTCGCCATGCTCCTGTCCATGGCCA GTGGCATGGATGCCCAGACCTCCGCCCTGGGGTACTTCATCACACCCTGTGTGGGCATCCTGATGTCTATCATGTGTTACCTGAGCCTGTCCCACCTG GAGTTTGCCCGCTACTACCTGGCCAAGAAGCCATCCCAAGCCCAAGCTCATGAGCTGGAGACCAAAGCTGAGCTCCTCCAGGCTG ATGAGAAGAACGGGATTCCCAACAGCCCCCAGAAGGCAGCCTTGACTCTGGATCTTGACCCAGAAAAGGAGCTAGAGATGGAGCCAGAGGAGCCCCAGAAGCCAGGGAAACCTGTCTTAGTTGTCTTCCAAAAG ATCTGGCTGACAGCGCTGTGCCTTGTGTTGGTCTTCACAGTCACTCTGTCCGTCTTCCCCGCCATCACAGCCATGGTGACCAGCTCCACCAGTCCTGGGAAGTGGA gtCAGTTCTTCAACCCCATCTGCTGCTTCCTTCTCTTCAACGTCATGGATTGGCTGGGACGCAGCCTGACCTCTTACTTCCTGTGG tttgaatccacccataggcgccttggaaggaaggcctggcaatctgcttctgaaaaaccattcATTCA